The DNA window AGCCGTCGGTCCAGTCGTAGCCGCGACCGCCATGGCCGTGAATCTCGATCAGTCCGCCGATCCCCGCCCGGGGCGGGATGAGCCCCAGCCGGCGGTTATCCTGGAACCGGCGGCGGTCATCGGCGTTCGGGTAATCGATGAGTAGGGCCAATCCGTAGATGGTGCGCCCGGGACCTTTTTTCAGAGTAACCCGGTAACGTCCTTCGGGCGTGGCCCGGTCGCCTTCGTGAAGTTTCGGATTGATCGAGTTGGCGCCCAGGTCCACGGCCATGGACCGGGTCATACGGCCGTGCTCGTAAACGTCCAGCCGGTGCAGCGCCTTGACGACCACAAGGGCCAGACCGGATCGGCGGCTCTGGGCCACCGCCTCGTCGATCCAGCGACGCCACAGGTCGAGATTGACCGGATTGTCGAATCGGCTGAGCAGGCTGCGGCTTTGTTGCTGAGCCGCCAGCAGGGCGTCCATGGCGGATCGCGCGGCCCGGACGGCGGCGGCGTAACGCTCTCGGGCCAGAAAGTTGAGCGCCTCGCGCCGGCGTATCTCCGTCAGCGCCAGGCTCCGGCGGATCCGGCTGTCCGTGGCGGTGTGTCGCGCCACGTCGGCCTGCGCGTCCAACTGCGTTCCGATGAGCTGCAGGATGCCGGCTGCGGCTTCCCGGTCGGCGCTGCGCCGATCCGCGACCTCGCGATATAATTCCAGGATAGCGATGGAGGCGGCGGACAGCTGCGCCTGCGCCGGATGCAGATTACGGCGGAGCCAGCTCCGGCCCCGCTGGACGTTGACCTCGGCCAGGGCGTCGTTGAGTGCCGAACGCGCTGCGGCCAGTCGAACCG is part of the Acidobacteriota bacterium genome and encodes:
- a CDS encoding L,D-transpeptidase, which produces MKQLPWLRIAVWTLPIGAAAMTFFLLLPRLSDGRLTLPPDADGRLLRAVIQAAETEDASEYAPVRLAAARSALNDALAEVNVQRGRSWLRRNLHPAQAQLSAASIAILELYREVADRRSADREAAAGILQLIGTQLDAQADVARHTATDSRIRRSLALTEIRRREALNFLARERYAAAVRAARSAMDALLAAQQQSRSLLSRFDNPVNLDLWRRWIDEAVAQSRRSGLALVVVKALHRLDVYEHGRMTRSMAVDLGANSINPKLHEGDRATPEGRYRVTLKKGPGRTIYGLALLIDYPNADDRRRFQDNRRLGLIPPRAGIGGLIEIHGHGGRGYDWTDGCIAPLDADMAWLFRRTASGTPVVIVGSDGSASPIHQYLNGKDTHEARPGT